One region of Chanodichthys erythropterus isolate Z2021 chromosome 19, ASM2448905v1, whole genome shotgun sequence genomic DNA includes:
- the cbx7b gene encoding chromobox protein homolog 7, with amino-acid sequence MELSAIGEQVFAVESIIKKRVRKGHVEYLLKWKGWPPKYSTWEPEEHILDPRLVLAYEEKEHRDRSVGWRKRGPKPKRLIVQRNIYAMDLRSTHKDTEKSSAHLPLSLTRSLDPRFQSSGTCIYRRLTHHKKKKKTSRETSEEEWDRREEEDDHVDDDDDDDEGVMEEEEEEDTRPGGTKTGSNTLNKLVRRGAWSPTTESEAMTISPISEDWSPVMGPEEVTVTDITINSLTVTFREAFVARGFFRSWELEI; translated from the exons ATGGAACTGTCGGCAATCGGTGAGCAAGTATTCGCTGTGGAATCAATTATAAAGAAAAGAGTTAGGAAG ggTCATGTAGAGTATTTATTGAAGTGGAAGGGCTGGCCTCCAAA GTACAGCACATGGGAGCCAGAGGAACACATCCTAGACcctcgtctggttttagcctaTGAGGAAAA AGAACATAGAGACAGGTCAGTGGGGTGGCGCAAAAGAGGGCCAAAACCGAAAAGACTCATTGTGCAG AGGAACATTTACGCAATGGATCTACGCAGCACACACAAAGATACAGAGAAGTCTTCAGCGCATCTGCCGCTTTCTTTGACCCGGTCGCTTGACCCAAGGTTCCAGTCCTCAGGGACCTGTATATATCGACGATTAACCCACcataagaaaaagaagaaaacatcCAGAGAGACTTCTGAGGAAGAATGGGATAGAAGGGAAGAAGAAGATGATCatgttgatgatgatgatgatgatgatgagggggttatggaggaggaggaagaagaggacACAAGACCAGGAGGAACTAAAACTGGCAGCAATACTTTAAACA AGCTTGTCAGGAGGGGAGCCTGGAGTCCAACCACTGAATCAGAGGCAATGACAATATCTCCTATATCTGAGGACTGGAGTCCAGTTATGGGCCCAGAGGAGGTAACTGTGACAGATATCACCATCAACTCACTGACTGTGACTTTTAGAGAGGCCTTCGTAGCAAGAGGGTTCTTCAGGAGCTGGGAGCTGGAGATCTGA